In Pseudonocardia sp. DSM 110487, the sequence GTGCCGGCCGACCGGCTCGGGCCCGACGTCGGCATGAAGACCGTCCCGCTCGACATCGACGCGGCCATCGCGGAGTACGGCGCCGACACTCGGGGCGGGGTGGGCGTCTCCGTCTGAGCCCCGATCCCGGGTCTCTATGCGGAGATGTCCATCTGGTAGCCCTCACGGGCCGAGAAGCGTGCCGTGACGCTGAACCGGTCGGCGCGCACCAGGGTCTGGCGCCACTCAACGGGCCGGTCCCCCGCGCAGCCCAGCCGGTCGATCGCGAAGGCGGCGACGCCGTCCGGGATCGCGAGGAGCTCCCGCTCGCCGGGCCCTGGCACCACGGCCCGCACCCGCTCGCTCCCACCGGTGACGTGCACGCCGCAGCGCGACGCGTAGACGGTGTAGAGCGCGATGCGCCCGAAGTCGACGTCGAGCAGCGGGGCGGCCAGCCGCTCCGGCAGCCAGACCCGGTCGACGGCGAGCGGCTCTGAGTCGGCGAGGCGCAACCGCTCCAGGTGGACCAGCGGCGTGGACTCCTCGAGGCCGAGCCGTGCGGCCACCACGCCGTCGGCGCGCACATCGAGGGTGCGCACGACGCTGCGCTGGACCTTCCCGGCCGCTTCGACGGCGGAGAACAAGCTGAAGATCTCCCCGAGCGGCTGCTCGAACTCGGCAGGCTCGGCGCGGCGTGGTGTGCGCCCCCTGCCGGCGATCACCAGCCCCTCCTCGCGGAGCCTGCGCACCGCCTCGCGGACGGTATGGCGGCTCACGCCGTATTCGGCGACGAGGGCCAGCTCACCGGGGAAGCTGGTGGCGAACTCGTCCTGGTCGAGCCGTCGCCGCAGGTCGGCGAGCAGCTGCGCCCACAACGGCTCGACGGCCAGACGGTCAAGGGTGGCGGCGGTCATCGGTGGAACACTCCCGATCGGTCCTACTGCGGCGGTCGGCGCGGATGGCCTGCCGCGGGCCGCGGGAAGGGTGCGGCGTCAGCAGGCCGGGTGGGCGCGACACCGGCGGTCGTCGACCGAGAGCTGGTCGGCCCCGATCAAGCAGACGCAGAACACGCGCCGCTGCGGGAGGAGCTCACCGACCATGCAGCCAGTGCACCAGAGCGGCAGGCGGCGGGCAACCTGGTGTGGCGCATCCCCGGTTTTGTCAGCTCGGCCCGGCCGCCGCGCGGAGCCGGTCGGACAGCAGGTGGAGCGTCGCGCGCAGCTCCCCGATCTCGGCACGGCTCAGGCCGGTGGCGGCACCGACGTTCACCTGCGCCTCCGCGACGCGCGCCTCCATCTCGCGACCGGCAGCGGTGAGCGAGACGCGCACCGAGCGCTCGTCCCCCGCCTGGCGGGTGCGGGTGATCAACCCTGCGCCCTCCAGCCGCTTCAACAGCGGCGAGAGCGTTCCCGTCTCCAGCTGCAGGGCTTTCCCGATCCCGGTGACGGTCGACTCGCCCCGCTCCCACAGCACGAGCAGCACCAGGTACTGGGGGTAGGTGAGGTCGAGGGCGTCGAGCAGGGGCCGGTAGCAGCTCGTCATCGCCCTGGACGCGGCGTAGAGGGCGAAACAGAGCTGCTCGTCGAGTGGGGTCGACCGCACCGGTCCCGCCTGCGCCATCAGCACACCGTAGGACCCTCACCGCGGCGGCTCCAGCCGCACGATCGGACCGGGTCCCGGAACGGAATTCTGATGCGCCCGACGGGTGCGCGGCGCGAAGCTGTTCGCATGGGCACGCTCGGCGACGTGGTGTTCGACTGCCGGCATCCGGCATCGCTCGCGCGGTTCTGGGCGGCCGCGCTGGACGGCTACCGGGTCGCCGCGTACGACGACGCGGAACTCGCGCGGCTGAGCGCGATGGGCGTCGACGACCCGGAGGACGATCCGTCGGTGCTCGTCGAGCCCGTCGCGGGCAACGGCCCACGGTTGTGGTTCACGCGGGTCCCGGAGCCGAAGATCGTGAAGAACCGGGTCCACCTGGACCTGCGGGCCCCCGACGTCGCGGCCGAGGCGGACCGGCTCGTCGGCCTCGGCGCGCGGGAGCTCGGCAAGGTCCAGGACTGGGTAGTGCTAGCCGACCCCGAGGGCGGCGAGTTCTGCGTCCATCCGGCGCGCGCTACCTGATCGCCTGAGCGGCGGCGGTGACATGGGCGGACGAGGTATCGGAGTGCCCGTCCGGCGCCGCGCCGAGCACCATCTTCAGGGCGAGACCGGCGTAGAACTGGCCGAGCTGCTCGGGTGAGTCCGTCCCGTCCAGTCGATACCAGCGGACCAGGTCTATCCCGAGCGAGAGCATCGCGCGAACCACCCGGTTGACGTCCACCGGCGCGAACGTTCCGTCGGTGACGCCGCGGGCGACGGTGGCGCGGAAGACCTCGTTGGTGCGGTGCCGCAGCTCGCGGATCTCGTCGTAGTGATCGGGGGCCAGTGCGTTGAGCTCGTACTGGCAGACGCGGGCCGCGACGTGGTGACGAGCGTGCCAGGCCGTGTACCTGGCGACGAGGAGGCGCAGTCGCTCCGCCGCCCCGCTGACCGAGTCGATCTCCGGCCCCTGCACGTTGGCGAGTGCGCGCTCGTGGCCGATCCGGACGATTTCGTGGAGCACGAGCTCTTTCGAGGGGAAGTGGACGTACAGCGCGGCCGGGCTCAGCCCGACTCCCGCGGCGATGTCCCGGGTGGTGGTCGCGTGGAAACCGTTGGCGGCGAAGCAGCGGACCGCCGACGTCAGCAGCCGACGGGGGACGTCCCCGAACTCGTCGCCCCACAGCTCGGGCGAGTGGTCCTGCAGCCGGGGGTCGTCCTCCAGCTCCTGCGGCGTGAAGCGGGCTTGCCGTTTCGCCATGCCGAGACGTCCCTTCCTGCCCCTGGCGGCCGATCCTAACTTCGGGCGGCGGCTTGTTCGTCCATGCGCGGATCGTCGGCCGACACCGTCGGCCGGTGTGTGCCTTGACACACCTACCCGCACTGGTGACTATGCGCTTAGTCAATCAGTCGGCCCGACCTGGACCAACATCGCGCTCGCGGAGAGGTCCCCTGGACACCGACATCGGCGTCATCGCCGTGTCGATATGCCGCGAGTGGGAGCACGACCGCGTCGGCGCGACGCCCCGTCCGGGATCGGTCCAGGACGGGACGACGGAGGAGAAGAGGTCACCATGGGGCGAGGACTGCCGACAAGGGAGCCGGCGGTCATGCTGGACGGGTTCTCCTATCTGGAGTGCCCGCGGTGGCGTGACGGCCGCCTGTGGGTGTCGGACTTCTACACCAACCAGGTCGTGGCGACCGACGGCCGGGGTGGCACCGAGGTGGTGGCCGAGGTACCCGGTCAACCGTCCGGACTCGGCTTCCTGCCCGACGGGCGGGCGCTCATCGTGTCGATGCGCGACCACCGCGTCCTCGTGCGCAGCGAGTCGGGGCAGCTGAGCGAGCACGCCGACCTGTCGGGCGTCGTCACGGGGATGCTCAACGACATGCTCGTTGACCAGCGTGGACGCGCCTACGTGGGCAACTTCGGGTTCGACCTGATGGGCGGTGCCGCGCTGCGCTACACCACGCTGACCCGGGTCGACCCGGACGGGACGGTCACGACGGTGGCCGAGGACCTCGGGTTCCCCAACGGCATGGTGATCCTCCCCGGAGGTGGTGTGCTGGTCGTCGCCGAGACGTTCGCCGGGCGGCTGGCCGCCTTCGACATCGACGAGGACGGCGGGCTGCGCAATCGGCGCGTGTGGGCGCAGTTCGGTGAGACCCCGCAGACCGAGGACGTCGGCGAGGCCGTGCAGCGGCTGCAGGTCGCTCCCGACGGCATCTGCGCAGACGCCGAGGGTGCGATCTGGGTGGCCGACGCCCTCCACGAGCGCGTGATCCGGGTCCGGGAGGGCGGCGAGATCGTCGACGAGATCCCGGCCGGAACCGGGGTCTTCGCCTGCATGCTCGGCGGTGACGACGGCCGCACCCTGTTCCTGTGCGCCGCGCCCTCGTTCCCGGAGCACGAACGCCGGCCGGTCCGCGAGGCCCAGCTGCTGGCGGTCCGCGTCGACGTCCCGCACGCCGGCCTGCCCTGACCCGTCCGATCCGATCCGCGAAATGGAGGGCCCCGTGGAGGTGTCCTGCGCTTTCCCGACCGCCCTGGACTCCCCGGACAACATCGCCATGGCCGAGCGCCTGGGTTACGCCAGAGCGTGGGTCTACGACACGCCGCAGCAGAGCCCGGACGTGTGGATGACCCTCGCCATGGCCGCTGAGCGAACGGAGCGGATCGGACTCGGCCCTGGCGTTCTGGTCCCGAGCCTGCGCCACCCGATGGTGAACGCCGCCGCGACCGCCACCCTCGCCGCCCTCGCCCCTGGCCGGGTCGCGGTCTCCTTCGGCACGGGCTTCAGCGGGCGCCGAGCCATGGGGTACCGCGCGATCACGTGGGCGTACATGGAGTCCTACATCCGGGCGTACCGGGGGTTGCTCCGAGGCGAGGTCGTCGAGTGGGAGGGCGCGCAGATGCAGATGCTGCATCCCGACGGACACGCTCCCGCCCGGCCCGTCGACGTACCCGTTCTCATCGGCGCGCTCGGGCCGAGGGGGCACGAGGTCGCCAGGGAACTCGGTGACGGGCTCTACGCGACGCTGCAGCTCCCGGAGTTCATGAGCAAGTACTCGTGGGTGCCCTACCTGGTCTGGGGCACGGTGCTCGACGAGGGGGAGGCATCGGACTCCGACCACGCCCGGATCGCCGGCGGGCCCGGCTGGGCCCTGGCCTACCACGGCTCCTTCGAGTTCGGCGGCTCCGAGGCCGTGCTCGGACTCCCCGGCGGCGCGGAGTGGATGGAGGTTGTGGAGAAGACACCACAGGAACAGCGGCACCTCGCCGTCCACGCCGGTCACTGCGTCCACCTCAACGAAGCCGATCAGGCGGCGTGGGACGTGGGCGGCCACGCGATGCTCCAGGACGTGACGATCAGCGGTACCCGCGACCAGGTCCGGCGCCGCCTCGACGAGCTCGCCTCCCACGGCGTCACCGAGATCGTGTTCCAGCCCTGCGGACCCGACACCCGCGGCGAGCTCGAGAGGTTCCTCGAAGCGGCGGCCTCCTGACGCGGAGCGCGGATCCGCACCGCACCCGTACCCAGACCGAAGGGTCCATCGATGCATCCTGTTCAGCCCGCCGACCCGATCCGCACCCGCCGCGTCGCATTGGCCACGCTGATCGGTACGTCCATCGAGTGGTACGACTTCTTCGTCTACGGCGCGGCCGCCGCGCTGGTCTTCGGCAAGCTCTTCTTCCCGACCGCGAGCCCGCTCACCGGCACCCTGCTCGCGCTGTCCACGTTCGGCGTGGGTTTCGTCGCCCGCCCGGTGGGTGGGGTGGTGTTCGCGCACTTCGGCGACCGGATCGGCCGCAAGTCGATGCTGGTGCTGTCGGTGCTCCTGATGGGGGGCGGCACGTTCCTCGTCGGGCTGCTGCCCACCGCCGCGACGATCGGGGTGGCCGCGCCGATCCTGCTGGTCCTGTTGCGCATCGTCCAGGGCATCGGGCTCGGCGGCGAATGGGGCGCGGCCGCGGTGATGGCGGTCGAGCACGCACCGCCGCACCGCCGCGGGTTCTTCGGCAGTTGGCCGCAGGTGGGTGTGCCGGCCGGCATGCTGACCGCGAACCTGGCGCTGCTGATCATGTCCGGCAGCATGTCCGAAGCGGCGTTCCTCTCCTGGGGCTGGCGGATCCCGTTCCTGGCCTCGATCGTCCTGGTCGTGGTCGGCATCCTGATCCGGCTCAAGGTCGACGAGTCGCCGGTGTTCGAACAGGCCAAGGCGGCCGGGACGATCGAGAGGCTGCCGGTAATCGCCGTGCTGCGCAAGCAGCCGGTGAACGTGCTGCGTGCGGCCGGCCTGCGGTTCGCCGAGAACAGCACCTTCTACATCCACACCACGTTCGTGCTGCCCTACGGCACCACTGTGCTCGGCATGGAACGCGACGACCTGCTGCTCGCGGTGATCATCTCGTCCGCGGTCGGGTTGATCAGCCTGCCGTTCTACGGCTGGGCCTGTGACCGGTTCGGCCGCCGGCCGGTGGTGCTCTGGGGCTCGCTGGTTCTGCTGCTGATGAGCTGGCCGTACTTCTGGGCGCTGGACACCCGGTCGCTGCCGATCATCATCCTGGCCACCGTGGTGGCGGTGAACATCGGGAACAGCGCGGTCTACGCACCGCAGCCCGCGTACTTCTCCGAGCTGTTCGAGCCCGAGGTGCGCTACAGCGGTGCGTCGCTCGGGGCGCAGGCGGCCAGTGTCTTCGCCGGCGGCCTGGCCCCGGTCATCGCGACCGCGCTGCTCGACGCCACCGGCGGATACGACGCGATCGCCCTCTACATGTCGGCCATGGTGATGATCACGATCGTCACCGCGCTGCTCTCACCCGATCCATACGGAGCGTCGCTGCGCCGCCGCCGCGCGACGGCGGCGACCTGACCCTGGCGCCCCGACGCGAACCCGGAGACCACGGGGGCCGTCGTGCATGTCAGCCCTGCTCCCTCACCGGACGTCTGCGAGCTGCGGGTACAGGAGCGCCGGGTCCTCGCCGAGGCGCGCCTTCCACTGCCG encodes:
- a CDS encoding SMP-30/gluconolactonase/LRE family protein, encoding MGRGLPTREPAVMLDGFSYLECPRWRDGRLWVSDFYTNQVVATDGRGGTEVVAEVPGQPSGLGFLPDGRALIVSMRDHRVLVRSESGQLSEHADLSGVVTGMLNDMLVDQRGRAYVGNFGFDLMGGAALRYTTLTRVDPDGTVTTVAEDLGFPNGMVILPGGGVLVVAETFAGRLAAFDIDEDGGLRNRRVWAQFGETPQTEDVGEAVQRLQVAPDGICADAEGAIWVADALHERVIRVREGGEIVDEIPAGTGVFACMLGGDDGRTLFLCAAPSFPEHERRPVREAQLLAVRVDVPHAGLP
- a CDS encoding TetR/AcrR family transcriptional regulator, producing the protein MAKRQARFTPQELEDDPRLQDHSPELWGDEFGDVPRRLLTSAVRCFAANGFHATTTRDIAAGVGLSPAALYVHFPSKELVLHEIVRIGHERALANVQGPEIDSVSGAAERLRLLVARYTAWHARHHVAARVCQYELNALAPDHYDEIRELRHRTNEVFRATVARGVTDGTFAPVDVNRVVRAMLSLGIDLVRWYRLDGTDSPEQLGQFYAGLALKMVLGAAPDGHSDTSSAHVTAAAQAIR
- a CDS encoding MFS transporter, encoding MHPVQPADPIRTRRVALATLIGTSIEWYDFFVYGAAAALVFGKLFFPTASPLTGTLLALSTFGVGFVARPVGGVVFAHFGDRIGRKSMLVLSVLLMGGGTFLVGLLPTAATIGVAAPILLVLLRIVQGIGLGGEWGAAAVMAVEHAPPHRRGFFGSWPQVGVPAGMLTANLALLIMSGSMSEAAFLSWGWRIPFLASIVLVVVGILIRLKVDESPVFEQAKAAGTIERLPVIAVLRKQPVNVLRAAGLRFAENSTFYIHTTFVLPYGTTVLGMERDDLLLAVIISSAVGLISLPFYGWACDRFGRRPVVLWGSLVLLLMSWPYFWALDTRSLPIIILATVVAVNIGNSAVYAPQPAYFSELFEPEVRYSGASLGAQAASVFAGGLAPVIATALLDATGGYDAIALYMSAMVMITIVTALLSPDPYGASLRRRRATAAT
- a CDS encoding GntR family transcriptional regulator, which encodes MTAATLDRLAVEPLWAQLLADLRRRLDQDEFATSFPGELALVAEYGVSRHTVREAVRRLREEGLVIAGRGRTPRRAEPAEFEQPLGEIFSLFSAVEAAGKVQRSVVRTLDVRADGVVAARLGLEESTPLVHLERLRLADSEPLAVDRVWLPERLAAPLLDVDFGRIALYTVYASRCGVHVTGGSERVRAVVPGPGERELLAIPDGVAAFAIDRLGCAGDRPVEWRQTLVRADRFSVTARFSAREGYQMDISA
- a CDS encoding MarR family winged helix-turn-helix transcriptional regulator produces the protein MAQAGPVRSTPLDEQLCFALYAASRAMTSCYRPLLDALDLTYPQYLVLLVLWERGESTVTGIGKALQLETGTLSPLLKRLEGAGLITRTRQAGDERSVRVSLTAAGREMEARVAEAQVNVGAATGLSRAEIGELRATLHLLSDRLRAAAGPS
- a CDS encoding VOC family protein, whose product is MGTLGDVVFDCRHPASLARFWAAALDGYRVAAYDDAELARLSAMGVDDPEDDPSVLVEPVAGNGPRLWFTRVPEPKIVKNRVHLDLRAPDVAAEADRLVGLGARELGKVQDWVVLADPEGGEFCVHPARAT
- a CDS encoding LLM class flavin-dependent oxidoreductase, whose translation is MEGPVEVSCAFPTALDSPDNIAMAERLGYARAWVYDTPQQSPDVWMTLAMAAERTERIGLGPGVLVPSLRHPMVNAAATATLAALAPGRVAVSFGTGFSGRRAMGYRAITWAYMESYIRAYRGLLRGEVVEWEGAQMQMLHPDGHAPARPVDVPVLIGALGPRGHEVARELGDGLYATLQLPEFMSKYSWVPYLVWGTVLDEGEASDSDHARIAGGPGWALAYHGSFEFGGSEAVLGLPGGAEWMEVVEKTPQEQRHLAVHAGHCVHLNEADQAAWDVGGHAMLQDVTISGTRDQVRRRLDELASHGVTEIVFQPCGPDTRGELERFLEAAAS